The nucleotide sequence TTCCGCCTCATCGGCGCCGCCGCCGGACCACGGCCGCGGCCCGGCGCGATGGACTTCGTCGGCGTGAACTACTACACGCGGCACGTCGTGAAGTCGGAGGGCCTCGGCCTGGGGCGGCTCGTCGGCCACGTGTGCCAGGCGCCGCACCACGGCGGGGACGGCCCCAGGAGCGCCATCGGCTGGGAGGTGTACCCGGAGGGCCTGGCCGCCGTCGCCGCGCGGTACGCCGGGTATGGCCTCCCGGTGATCATCACCGAGAACGGCATCGCGACCGGCGACGACGCGCTGCGCGCCGAGTTCCTGCGCGGGCACCTGGCCGCGCTCGACGGGGCCATCGCCGCCGGCGTGCCGGTGGCCGGCTACTTCCACTGGAGCCTCATCGACAACTTCGAGTGGGCCCACGGCATGGGGGCACGTTTCGGGCTGGCGTCGGTGGACGCGACGACCCTGGCGCGCACCCCGAAGCCGTCGGCCGACGTCTACGCCGAGGCGTGCCGCCGCGGACGGGCGGCCGCGGACGGATCGAGCGCCGCCGCTCGCCTCAGCCGCTGACGGCCGCCGGCATCCGAAGCGGGACCGTCCCCGCCGGGAGGACGTGCGCGGTCACGTCGTCCACCGATTGCCCCATGAAGAACTGCCGCCCCCAGATCTCGAGCGCGAGCAGGTTGAAGAAGCCGTGCACCTGGCGACTCCAGCCGGTGACGGCGTCGCGGACGCCGCGCGGATCCAGGCCGAGCACGCCCACGCAGAACCCGTCGTCGAAGAGCTCGGGCCTGGCCAGCGGCGCGAGGTAGTCGGCGACGGGCAGCGGGAAGCCCACCTTCTGCCGGTGGACGACGTCGCGGGGCACGTAGCGCTCGGCGACCTGCTTCAGCAGCCACTTGTCGGTCCGGCCGTGCAGCCGGAGCCCCAGCGGCAGGTTCACGGCCTCGCGCACGACCGCGCGATCCAGGAACGGCGTCCGGCACTCGACCGACGCCGCCATGCTCATCCGGTCGAGGCGCCGGAGGAGGGGCGCGAGGAAGTTCGTCAGGTCCGCGAGCATCGCGCCGAGGACCGCGCGATCGCCGGCGCTCGGAACGAACGCGTACGCGTCCTCCGCCCGCCGCTGCAGCGCGTCGCGCGAGAACCCGTCCAGGAACGCCGTGGCGTGGCCGAGCAGGCCCTCGTACTCCCAGAACGTGGTGGCGGGGACGCCGTCGGCGGCGTAGCCGGCCAGGGCCACGATCTTCCGGAGCTTCAGCGGCAGCCGCGCCAGGAGCTGCCGTGCCCGGAGGAACTGCCGGTAGCGGCGGTAGCGCTGCATGTAGCCGCCGAACAGCTCGTCGGCGCCTTCGCCGCTCAGGAGGATCCCCACGCCGTGGCGCCGGGCGAACTCCGAGACCAGCATGAACGCGACGGAGTTGGGGTGCGTGAGCGGGAAGTCACTGTGGTAGATGGCCCGCGGCAGGTGCGCCCGGAAGTCGTCTGCCGACATCGGGTAGCTGAGGAGCCGGATGCCGAGCGCGGCGGCGACCTTCGCGGCGTACGGCTGCTCGTCGAGCGAGGGATACCCGGTCACCGACACGTGAAAGGCCGTGACGTCGGGCAGTTCGCGCGCGCACAAGGCCGTGATCAGGCTCGAGTCGAGGCCGCCGCTGCAGAGCGTCCCGAGCGGCACGTCGCTCACGAGACGGGCGCGGACGCTGTCGGTGAGCATCGTGTCGATTGTGCCCACCACCGCCGACGGCGGCGCGGCCGCCAGCCTCGCGAAGCGCTCGGGATCCACGTCGGACGCCGGTGTGTAGTACGCCTCGGGCGCGCCGACGACGCCGTCGCGGACGACGAGGAGGTGCCCCGCCGGCAGGGACGACACGCCCTCGACGAGCGTCTCGGGCGATCCGAAGTCCGTGTTGCGGAAGAGCGACCACTCGATCAGGCGGTGACGGTTCGGCCGGAGCGTCCGGCACACGGCCACGAGCGCCTTCACCTCCGACGCGAACAGGAAGTGCCCGTCCTCGATGGCGTAGTAGACGGGCTTCTTCCCGAGCCGGTCCCTCACGAGGGTGAGCGTGCCGGCCTCGCGGTCCACGAGCGCGAAGCCGTACATGCCGACCAGCCGGTCGAGCGCGGGCGTGCCCCACCGGGCGAGGGCCGCCATCACGACCTCGGTGTCGGTCTTCGATCGGAACACCTGGCCCAGCGCGGCCAGTTCCTCGCGCAGCGCCCTGAAGTTGTAGGTCTCGCCGTTGTAGGCGATGCAGTAGCGGCCGCTGGCGTCGGCCATCGGCATGTGGCCGGCCGGCGACAGGTCGATGATGCTGAGCCGATCGGCGCCCAGGCACACGCGGCCGAGCGGCATCACGCCGCGATCGTCGGGGCCGCGGTGGGCCTGCACCTCGCACATCCGTGCCACGAGGGCCGCGTGATCCTCTTCGCGGCAGCCCGATTTCAGGCACACCAGACCGGCGATGGCACACATGGACGAGGCGGCTCTCCCTCGTATGGTACCTGACGGCCCGGCGGAGCCCAGGCGCGGGACGCCCGGATTGCCCGCGACTGCTGCGAACGGCGCGCGCACCGCGCGCCCGGCCTGGCCGACCGCCGGGGGACTGCTAGCATACGGACGTCGCGCGGTCGCGCGCGGCCGCGCCGATGGCCCCCACCGAGGCTTCCATCCCACACGTCCTGCGCCGGCCGGGTCCGCTGCTGCTCGCGGCGGCGCTCGTCATCGCGCTGGTGACGGGAGGCCGCGACGCCTGGAGCGAGGGCGCCGTGTCGCTGCAGGGCGACATGCCCCGCTACATGATGGACGGCGTCTTCCTGCGGGACCTCCTCCACGCGGCGCCGTTCTGGCCGCCCGATCGTCTTCTCGACTACGCCCAGCACTACTACGCGCGCTATCCCGCCCTCTCCCTGGGACACCACCCACCGCTCGTGGCGGCCAGCCTCGTCCCGTTCTTCGAAGTGTTCGGCGTCTCGGTGGGGGCGGCCCGGCTCGACCTCGTCGCGTTCTTCCTGGCGGCGGTGGGGCTCGTCTACGCCATCGGCCGGCGCCTGTTCGACGACGGGACGGCGGGCTGGGCGGCGGCGCTCTTCGCGAGCAGTCCGTTCGTGGTCGGCTACGCGCAGGCCGTCCTGTCGGAACTGCCGGCGATGACCCTCGTGCTGGCGGCCGTGCTCTTCGCGCTGCGCTTCGCCGAGACGGGCCGGCTGCGCGACTACGCCGGCCTGCTCGCGGCCGCGGCGCTGAGCCTCACGGCGAGGCCGCCGGCCATCTTCGCCATGCCCGCGTACGTGTGGATCGTGACCGCCCACGGCAGCTGGCGCCACTTCCGGCAGCGCGCGGTCCTCGTGACGACGCTGGCGGGCGGCGCCGCACTCGTCGTGCTCGCCCTGGCGCTCGTCGCGCTGTCGCCGTTCAACCTCCGCGTGGTCCGCTTCATCCTCGAGAGCGGATTCGGCCTGGGGAACCCGACGCGGGTCCTGGGGATCATCGCCAGCCAGCAGATCGGGCAGCCGCTGCTCTGGACGTGGCTGGCCGGCGTCGTCGCGGCCCTCCTCGTGCGCGACCGCCGGCAGACCACGCCCCTCGTGTGGATCGCGGCCGTCGTCGGGGGCGTGCTGGCCGTGACGGGCATGACCGAGCCGGCCCGCTACTCCGCCCTCGCCGTGCCCGCCTACTGCCTCGGCGCCGGCAGCCTGTGGGCGACGGCCGGGCGATGGCGGCCGGCCGCCGCGCTCGCGCTCGGCCTGGCCGTGAGCTGGCAGACCGTGAGCGCCGCCGCGGTCCGTCCGGTGGGCGCCGGCGGCTACGAGGAGGCGGCGGAGTACGTCGCCGGCCGGCCCGGCGGCCCCACGGTGCTCTTCAGCGGCGCCGTGGACAGCGGCTACTTCGTGTTCTTCGTCCGGAAGCACGACCCGGCGGGCGAGCTCGTCGTGCTGCGCTCCGACAAGGTCCTCACGACCTCGCAGATGGGCGAGGTGGCGGTCGAGGATCGGATCGCGGACCGCGCCGAGATCTACGAGGTGCTGGGCCGGTTCGGGACGCGCTGGGTCGTGCTCGAGGACGCGCCGAGCGGGTCGGTCGTCCTCGACTGGCTCCGGGAGGAGACCCACGGCCCCCGCTTCGCCGAGCGGCTGCGCATCCCGATCGCGACGGGGGACGTCCGGCTGCGGGGCGTCGACCTGGTGGTCTACGAGTACCTGCAGGCGTCGCCGCCGGCGCCCGACGCGGTCGTCGATCTCCGGCTGCCCGTCGTCGGCCGCACGATCCGCGTGCCGCTGTCGGACCTGCGGCCCGCGCGCTGAGCCGGTCCCCGTGCGCGGTCCCGCCTACGAGCCTGCGGTCGAGGTCACCGGCGAGTCGGCCGGACAGCTCCAGTCGCTGACGGTGAAGTAGTCCTCGGCGTAGCGGCGCGCCTGGTACACCACGGCCACGTCGCGGTCGTCGTACCGGTTGACGTAGTCCCATACCACCTCGCCGTCCGGGGCGACCTCGAACACGCGTCCGGCGTTGGCTTCCACGATGAGCAGGTCGCCGTTCGAGAGCCACTCGTGCTTGCCCCGAATGGGCGTGTAGAAGTGCCCGTCGGCCGAGCCGCCATAGGCAACCGTCGTGGCGCCGGTCACGGGGTCGAGATCGATGATGGTGCTCGCGCCGAGCGGGCCTTGCCGCCCGCCGGCGCCGGTCGACGACGCGAAGTCGGGCAGCGGGTTGTTGCTGAACACCGAGATCGTCCCGTCGGGCTTGAAGTCGGGATCGTGCTGGCGGATCCAGCGCCCCACGCGGCGCCACACCACCTGCCCGGTGGTCGGGTTCATCACCATCAGCAGGCTCAGGTCCCGCATCGACAGCAGGAGGTCGCCGGCCGACATGCGCGGAAAGCGGTCCGCGATGTCCGCCGGCAGCTCCTCGATGTCGTTCAGGTGCAGCATGTCGCCGCGCGGCACCTCGCCCGACGGTCCGCCGTAGAACGCGCCCGGCGCGCCGTCGAGCACCGCCTTCAGGATCGAGACTTCCTGCAGGACCTGGCCGCCCGCCGAGACGCGCATCGCCGTCTCCTCGTGGAACGGCGTCGAGAGCGGTGGGTACGGCGACGGCCCCTCCACGTAGCGCCGTCCGCCCACCCAGAAGGTGCCGTCGGCGTTGGGCGAGATCACGTGATGGGCCATCCGGGGCAGCGTCCACACGACGCCGCCGCAGCGGTCGAGCTTCGCCAGGCCCTTGTTCTCGAAGTTGACGACGACCGAGCCGTCCGGCAGGGCGAGACCGTCGTGGGGCTCGACGTTCCACTCGGTCTTGGGGCGGTCGGCCGCCGGCAGGACGTGGCTGGAGTCCGGAAAGAGGTCGAAGTACCGGAGGGGCCACCGGCGGACGACCGTGCCGTCGGCGCGGATGAGCCGCAGTTCGTGGCCCTCGCCGAAGAACGCCACGATCAGGGTGAGTCCCGGGGCCGGGCGCCCCTCGACGTGCCCGATCACGCCGTTCCCGGGCCGGGTGGCTGGCTGCAGGAACACCTCGGGCCGCACCCCGAAGTCCGTCCGCCAGGCGCTCAACTGCCGGACGGCATCGATGCCGAAGCGCAGGAGGGCGTAGGGAAAGACGTTTTGCGCGCCCACGACGAAGCCGTACGCGAACACCAGGACGAACGCGGACGCGACGAACGCGAGCCTCGCCCTGTCGCGTGGGCGCGGTGACGGCGCTGCCGGAGACGGTGGGGTCATGCGATCTGAGGCCGATCCGACCGGGCGCCGCGGCTGTCGGCCACCGTCGCGGCCGAAGCGACCCGCTGGAGGGCGAGTGTACCGCGTCGGGGCGGAGACGGCAGGCGAGGGACTGCCTGGGCTGGCCCGGCCGGGGCGGGGCCGCCCCGGCACGGGCACGCGCTCGAGCTGGTAGGGTCCCGGCACCACTTGGGGCGGCAGACAGCCCTCAATTCAGGCCACGCGCCGACCGAATTGTTTGACCTCCAACCGATTCGATACAACAGGTCATGTGGCAGGCCGTCGCCTGGCCGGGCCCGGGGGCCGGGCAGGCGGGGCGACCGGCGACCCACCCGGGCTTCGCCGAGGGCGGCCCGGACCGAGGGTCGTGGCGGAGATCAGGGCGCGGCAGCCCACCAGGTCGAGCCCGCGGACGTCCGGGCTCAGCAAGCGGCTCCTGTGGGGGAGTCTCGTTCGCGGGAGGCACTTCCATACCTCCGTGCCTCCCGCGCTTTTTCCGCCCGACGCCGCACCGTTGGCGCGCCTCGCCGTCCTCGCGCGGCGGCGCACCCGCTCGGTCCCCCGCAATCCTGGCGCCGCGCGCCCCCACCCGCGCTACTGTTGGCAGACCGCTCTTCGAGGACGCCTGCCACGATGCCCCCGCGTGATTCCTCGTCCCCGCGCACCCCAGGCGCGCCGCCTGCCGCTGGCAGGCACATCCGCATCACGCGGTGCCCGGCCTGATGCGCCCCTCCGCGGCCGTGCTCGGCGGCCTGGCGGTGGTGGCCGCCGCCTGCGCCCGACCGGCGCCTCCACCGGGGTCTCCCCTCGTGCCCGGGGCCGGGCGCGGCCTCAACGTGCTGCTCGTCACCATCGACACCCTCCGGCAAGACCGCGTCGGCGCCTACGGACGGCACGCGGGGCTGACGCCCACTCTCGACGCCCTCGCCGCCCGCGGCGTCCGCTTCGTCCACGCGTTCTCGCACGTGCCGCTGACGCTGCCGGCGCACACGTCGATCCTGACGGGCCGGACCCCGGTGCATCACGGTGTCCACCTGAACGGCAGCGCCCGCCTCGACGACGCCGTACCCACGCTGGCCACGACGCTCAAGACGGCCGGCTACCGGACGGGCGCCTTCGTCGGCGCGTTCGTGCTCGACGCGCGCTACGGCCTCACGCGCGGCTTCGACCGCTACGACGCCCACTACGCCACCGACGGCGGCAACGGCTCGTTCGCCTTCGCCGAACGGCCGGGCGCCGAGGTGGTGCAGGCCGCCGGCGACTGGATCCTGGAACCCGGCGCCGCCGTCCCCTGGCTCGCCTGGGTGCACCTGTTCGACCCGCACGCGCCGTACGCGGCGCCCGCCGAGTACCGCGCCGGCCGGACGCCCTACGACGCCGAGGTCGCCTACGCCGATGCCATGGTGGGACGCCTGCTCGACCGCCTGGGCCCGGCGGTGCTCGAGCGGACGCTCGTCGTCGTGACGGCCGACCACGGGGAGTCGCTCGGCGACCACGGCGAGACGACGCACGGCCTCTTCGCCTACGACGCCACCATCGCGGTCCCGCTCATCCTCGCGGGCGCCGGCATCACGCCGGGACTCGTGGAGGCGCCCGTCGGCCACGACGACATCCTGCCCACGGTCGCGGACCTGCTGGGCGTCGCCGCGCCCGACGGCATGGACGGCCAGTCGGCGGCGCGGCCCCTCGCCGCGGATCGGGCCGTCTACATCGAGGCCCTCGACGCCGCGCTCACCCGGAACTGGGCGCCGCTCACGGGCGTCGCGACCTCCGCCTGGAAGTACATCCACCTGCCGACGGCGGAGCTCTACGATCGAGGCGCCGATGCCGCCGAGGCCCGGAACCTGGCCACGGACCAGCCGGCGCGCGTGTCGGCCCTGGAGCGGACGCGGCTGCGGTTGACGGCGGCCCCGGCCGATCCCGCCCCGGCTGCGGCCCGCGGCGCGGCCGACGAGCGCCGTCTCCGCGCCCTGGGCTACGTGGCCGCGCCGGCCCAGGCCGGCGCCGGCGCCGCTGGCGCGTTCACCGAGGCCGACGACCCCAAGCATCTGGTGGCGTTGAACGAGCGGTTCAACGACGCGCTCACGAGCTATACCGAGGGACACGCCGCCGACGCGCTCGCCGCCTTCCTGGGCGTACTCGCCGAGCGCCCCGACTTCACGACGGCCCGGACGAGCGCCGCGACCGTGCTCGTGGCGACGGGCCGTGCCGCCGAGGCGGCGCGGCTGCTGCGCGCGGCGCCGCCGCCCCTCGACGCCGCCCCGGGGATCCAGGCCAAGCTTGGCGAGGCGCTGCGGGCGGCCGGCGACCTCCAGGGCGCCGCGGCCGCGCTCGAACGGGCGCGCGCCGGCGGCGACGCCGACCCGGATCTGCTCAACGACCTGGGCGGCGTCTACGCCGGCCTGGGACGCCTCGCCGAGGCCCGGGCGGCCTTCACCGCGCTCCTCGCCCTGGACGCCGACGCGGCGGAGGTGTGGCACAACCTGGGGGTGCTGGAACTCTCGGCCCGCCGGCCCGACGCGGCCGCGGCGGCCTTCAGGCACGCCGTGGACGTCGAACCGTCCCGGGCCGACGCGTGGGAAGGGCTGGGCGCGGCGCTGGTCGAACGCGACCGCGCCGGCGCCGTGGAGGCCTGGCGCCGCGCGGAGCGGCTGGCGCCCGGCAACTTCGATCTCCTGTTCAACCTCGGGATGGTGCTGGCCGACGGCCCGACGCCGGCCGAGGCGCGCCCCTACCTGACCCGGTTCCTGCGGGAAGCGCCGCGGGCGCAGTACGCCCGCGACCTGCCGGTGGTCGAGGCCCGGCTCCGGGCGCTCGGGCGGCGCTAGCGACGGCTCCGGGGCGCAGGGAGGAGAAGGAGGAGGGGCCGAGGCGGGCGGCGCCGCGGCCCCGCAGGGCCGCAGCGCCGTCGGAATGGGCCGCGCTAGAACGAGAAGCGGAAGGCGAGTTGGAACGTGCGCGGATCGAGCGTCGCGATGATGCGGTTGAACTGCGATCCGTTGCTCAGGTTGAAGTTGGTCACCGCGTTGGAGTTCAGCGCGTTGAAGAGATCCGCGAGGACCGAGAGGTTGAACCGGTCCGCCACCACGAAGGTCTTGTCGAGGCGGAGATCGACGATCCCGACGGTGTCGGAGTAGTTGTTGTCGATGTTCTCCAGGAACACCGTGGCCGTGCCGGCGTTCGGCAGGGCGTAGGCGACGCGGCGGGCGTAGGGCCAGCCGCTCTGGAGGCGGACGTTGGTGGCGAAACCGACGTCGTACGGGAAGACGTAGCGGCCGAGGAACCGGGCCTGCCAGTTCTGACTCTTCTGGCGGTTCGCCACCGTCGGGAAGGACTCGCCGTTGGCGTTGTAGCCGGTGCCGATCGGGTCCGCGGTGAGCGGGCTCGTGCTGGCGTTGTCGCCCCGGCGCAGCTCGTTGCGCCACTGGTAGTCGAAGCTGCTCTGGAAGAACAGTCCTCCGGGGAAGCGCTTGTTGAAGCCGACGCTGACGGTGTCGAACGTGTCGTCGCCGCCGCCGACCGTGTCGGGAATGTTGGTGACGACGTTGTTAACGACGCCCCGCAGGCTGGACGGGATGTCGAACACGTTCAGCGTCTGCTGGCTGGTGACGCCGTTGACGTAGTCGCGCAGGTCGACCGTCACCGTCGTCGGCACCGTGAACTGACCCACGCGCGCGATGTTCACGGTGGTGAACTCGTCGTGGGTCATCTTGCGGACGTAGGCCACGCGGGCCGACGACTCGCCCCAGAACTGCCGCTCGAACGAGAGGTTGAACTCGTCGGCGTACGGCGTCTTGAGGTCCGGATCGAGGGTCGTGCTGCTGCCGCCGGTGGTTCCGACGAGCACGCCGAGCTCGGCCGGCCCGTCGTACAGCCGGTTGCCGTTCAGGTCGTTGAACCGGTAGTCGGCGGTGTTCGTGCCGCCCGGGTTCAGGTTGCTCATCCGGTCCGCGAAGTTGTAGTAGTAGCGGCCGTAGAAGCCCTTGAGCACGGTCCTGCCGTCGTCGGTCGGCGAGTAGCTGAAGCCGACGCGGGGGACGATCTTGGTCGAGGTGAGCAAGGTCTTGCCGGGCACGGTGACAGGCTGGAAGACCTCGGTGATGAGCGGGTTGCGCACCGAGTCCTGGTAGTGCGGCGACTGCCGGTCCAGGCGGAGGCCGAGGGTCAGCGAGAGCTTCTGGTTCAGGCTCCAGCGATCCTGGATGAAGGCGGCGATGCGCCCGTTGCGGTCGTCGGCGCCCGTCCAGCCGCCGCCGAAGTCGCCGGCGGCGCCCAGGTCGGTGATGCGGACGATGTCCACGGCGCCGTCACGGTCTCGGTAGAAAATCGGGCCCGCCGTGCCGTTGTTGGCGAACTTCGACTGGTCGTCCAGCCACTCGAACCCGAACTTGAAGTCGTGCGAGCCCGCCGCTTCCGGCAGGTAGTAGGTGGCGGTCACGTTGACCTGCGGCTTGTTTCGGTCGAACGTGAATGGCCCGCCCTGGCTGCCAGCCAGCCAGCCTGCGCCCGTGTTCACGCCCGTCCCGGTGTCGGTCCGTGGCGGATTCGAGTCGAACGGGACGGCGGGCTCCATCGGCCAGCCGAAGCCGAACAGGCCGACCTTCGTGTCGACGAACAGCCGGTTCGTCCACACGCGCTGCCACTGGGCGTTGTACATCCAGGACTTGCTGTCCTGCGCGAGGATCGAGTCGGGGCCGGTCGTGTTCGAGAGGCCCCGGCGCGGCTTGTACTTCCGGGCCCACTGGTAGTAGGCCACGATGGTGTCCTTGCTGGACGCCTTGTAGGTCGCCTTTCCGGTGGCGTTGTCGAACACGCCGAGGTCGCTGAACTCCTCGGCGACGCCCGAGATGATCTTGTCGATCTTGAAGTGGTTGTACGCGCCGTAGAACCAGATCTTGTCGCGCTTGATGGGGCCGCCGAGGTCGGTGTGGCCTTCCCAGAAGATCAGGTTGGGCTGCCCCGTGAACCCGCGCTCGGACGTCTCGCTGTCGATGTTGTCCCCGACCCAGCTGCCGCTCTCGTAGGTGAGGTTGTTGAACGACTTGAACTGGTTGCCGCCGCTCTTGATGGTCGAGAACACGGCCGACCCCGGCGTCATCATCGTCACGTCGCCGCCCGCCGCGCTCACCGTGATCTCCTCGTGGGCGAAGAAGTCCTGGTAGATGCCGGCGCCGCCGGTGCCCTCGGTCGTGTCCACGCCGTCGGTCACGACGCGGTTCTGGTTGCGGATGCCGAAGCTCTCGTAGCCGGACTGCTGGCTCTTGTGGCTGCCGCCCACGTCGAAGCCGCGCATGCGGACGCCCGGCGCCTGGCCCAGGGTGGCCCAGAGGTCGGTGGCGGACGGGATCGCCGCGAGCTTCTCGGACCCGAACTCGGAGCCGATCTTGGTGGAGCTGACGTCCACGACCGGCGACTCCGCGGTGACCGTCACGCTTTCCTGGAGGGTCGCGACGGCCAGCTGCTGGTCGACGTTCAGCGTCTGGCCCAGCGCGAGCACGATGTTCTCGCGCTTGGTGGTCTGGAAGCCGCCGAGCTCGAAGGTGAGCGTGTATCGGCCCGGGGGCAGCGACGGGAAGCGATACCGGCCGTCGGTCTCCGTGATGGCCGTCTGCACGCCGATGAGCGCCGGCGACTGCGCGGTCACCGTCACGCCGGGCAGGATGCCCTGCTGGGCGTCGGTCACGATGCCGGTCAACCGGCCTTGGTCGATCTGCGCGGCCGCGGGGTACGCGGACGCGGCGAGCACGAAGAGCGTCAACACGCTACGCCTGAGTGTCATGCGTTCCATCCTCTCGAGTGGGTGGTCGACGTGGCGGCGCGGCGTGTGGAATCGGGCACACCGCGACACCCAAGGACAAATGCAACGAACAGTCTCCGAGTGTGCCACCCGGGCGACGCTCGCGAAATCATGGAAACCCGTCATTTTCGAGGCCTCGCGACACCACGCCGGCCAGCTGAGCGTTCGGGGCCGGCTGCGACGCCCCCGCCGGCGGCACGTCGAGAGGCGCGGGGACGATGCGGATGGACGCGGCGCCCGCCGCGAAGCTCGGCCGCACGCCGACCGCACGGCCGCCGGGAGCGTCAGCCGCCGATCGACGCGCGGACCATGGGACGGTCGACGGACGAGCTTCGCCTCGTGGCGCGTTCAGTCCAGGACGTTCGCGATGCAGTGGGTGTTGCCGCCCACGAGGTGCGCGAAGTCGCGGATCGGCACCGGCAGATAGCCGGCGGACTCGTAGGCGCGGTAGGCGGCGAGCGCCTTGCCGGCGAGCACCTCCCGCGTGAGGCGTCCGGCCGGCGCCCCCTTCCTCACCTCGCCCGGGAACACCGGGAAGATGATCGTCCGTCGACCCGTCGTCTCGTCCACGAAGGGCACGGCGTTGGTGGAGACGCGGTAGGACTCGACGTCGGCCTGCGTGTGGTCGATCGGCAGGAGGCGGTATCCGAGGGCCTTCAGGCGCGCCGCCGTCGCCTCGAGCTGGCGCTGCTCCCGCGAGGGCGGCCCGACGATCCGGTTCACCACCGCCACGCCGTCGCCGAGCAGCACGAAGGCCTGGTCCAGGTGGAACAGGAGCGGACTCTGCGTCTCGCGGCCCACCACCGTCACGTCCGCGCCGTCGAAGGCATCGGCGACGAGGCCGGAGACCGCGGCCGCGTCGACCGTCCGTCCGCGGCGCCTGTAGTTCTCGATGGTCAGCCGCACGTCGTTGTACCCGATGAAGACGCGCGTCCGGCCGTCCACGCGGTCGAACGCCAGGTTGCCGCCCTCGAAGACGAACCCGGCATCGACGATGCGGTCGCCGAAGACCTGGCGGGCCACGCGCTGGCGCGAGCGCGACAGCTCGCCGTTGTAGGCCACGCGCTCGTCCACCGGCATCGGCACGAGGAACCGGTCCTCGCCGCCGACGGCGACGCGCTCGCCGAGATCCTGCGCCCACATGTCGAGGTCCGCGTGCAGGCGTTCGATCACGTGGACGCGGAACGGCCGCGGCCCGGCCGCCGTCCGGAGCGCGTCCACGAGCCCGGGCTCGACCGTGTCCGAGACGGCGAGCTCGATGGCCGTGTAGCCCGGCAGCGCCGCGATGAGCTCGGCGTACGCATTTCTGGCGAACTCGACGTGCCGGTGCGGATCGACGGGGGCATCGCCCGGCCGCCGGTAGGGATCCGGCACGGACAGATAGACGCGCTTCAGGGCGCGCGCATACTCGGGCTGGACCTCGGCGGT is from Vicinamibacterales bacterium and encodes:
- the asnB gene encoding asparagine synthase (glutamine-hydrolyzing), which gives rise to MCAIAGLVCLKSGCREEDHAALVARMCEVQAHRGPDDRGVMPLGRVCLGADRLSIIDLSPAGHMPMADASGRYCIAYNGETYNFRALREELAALGQVFRSKTDTEVVMAALARWGTPALDRLVGMYGFALVDREAGTLTLVRDRLGKKPVYYAIEDGHFLFASEVKALVAVCRTLRPNRHRLIEWSLFRNTDFGSPETLVEGVSSLPAGHLLVVRDGVVGAPEAYYTPASDVDPERFARLAAAPPSAVVGTIDTMLTDSVRARLVSDVPLGTLCSGGLDSSLITALCARELPDVTAFHVSVTGYPSLDEQPYAAKVAAALGIRLLSYPMSADDFRAHLPRAIYHSDFPLTHPNSVAFMLVSEFARRHGVGILLSGEGADELFGGYMQRYRRYRQFLRARQLLARLPLKLRKIVALAGYAADGVPATTFWEYEGLLGHATAFLDGFSRDALQRRAEDAYAFVPSAGDRAVLGAMLADLTNFLAPLLRRLDRMSMAASVECRTPFLDRAVVREAVNLPLGLRLHGRTDKWLLKQVAERYVPRDVVHRQKVGFPLPVADYLAPLARPELFDDGFCVGVLGLDPRGVRDAVTGWSRQVHGFFNLLALEIWGRQFFMGQSVDDVTAHVLPAGTVPLRMPAAVSG
- a CDS encoding glycosyltransferase family 39 protein: MAPTEASIPHVLRRPGPLLLAAALVIALVTGGRDAWSEGAVSLQGDMPRYMMDGVFLRDLLHAAPFWPPDRLLDYAQHYYARYPALSLGHHPPLVAASLVPFFEVFGVSVGAARLDLVAFFLAAVGLVYAIGRRLFDDGTAGWAAALFASSPFVVGYAQAVLSELPAMTLVLAAVLFALRFAETGRLRDYAGLLAAAALSLTARPPAIFAMPAYVWIVTAHGSWRHFRQRAVLVTTLAGGAALVVLALALVALSPFNLRVVRFILESGFGLGNPTRVLGIIASQQIGQPLLWTWLAGVVAALLVRDRRQTTPLVWIAAVVGGVLAVTGMTEPARYSALAVPAYCLGAGSLWATAGRWRPAAALALGLAVSWQTVSAAAVRPVGAGGYEEAAEYVAGRPGGPTVLFSGAVDSGYFVFFVRKHDPAGELVVLRSDKVLTTSQMGEVAVEDRIADRAEIYEVLGRFGTRWVVLEDAPSGSVVLDWLREETHGPRFAERLRIPIATGDVRLRGVDLVVYEYLQASPPAPDAVVDLRLPVVGRTIRVPLSDLRPAR
- a CDS encoding arylsulfotransferase family protein gives rise to the protein MTPPSPAAPSPRPRDRARLAFVASAFVLVFAYGFVVGAQNVFPYALLRFGIDAVRQLSAWRTDFGVRPEVFLQPATRPGNGVIGHVEGRPAPGLTLIVAFFGEGHELRLIRADGTVVRRWPLRYFDLFPDSSHVLPAADRPKTEWNVEPHDGLALPDGSVVVNFENKGLAKLDRCGGVVWTLPRMAHHVISPNADGTFWVGGRRYVEGPSPYPPLSTPFHEETAMRVSAGGQVLQEVSILKAVLDGAPGAFYGGPSGEVPRGDMLHLNDIEELPADIADRFPRMSAGDLLLSMRDLSLLMVMNPTTGQVVWRRVGRWIRQHDPDFKPDGTISVFSNNPLPDFASSTGAGGRQGPLGASTIIDLDPVTGATTVAYGGSADGHFYTPIRGKHEWLSNGDLLIVEANAGRVFEVAPDGEVVWDYVNRYDDRDVAVVYQARRYAEDYFTVSDWSCPADSPVTSTAGS
- a CDS encoding sulfatase-like hydrolase/transferase; translation: MPGLMRPSAAVLGGLAVVAAACARPAPPPGSPLVPGAGRGLNVLLVTIDTLRQDRVGAYGRHAGLTPTLDALAARGVRFVHAFSHVPLTLPAHTSILTGRTPVHHGVHLNGSARLDDAVPTLATTLKTAGYRTGAFVGAFVLDARYGLTRGFDRYDAHYATDGGNGSFAFAERPGAEVVQAAGDWILEPGAAVPWLAWVHLFDPHAPYAAPAEYRAGRTPYDAEVAYADAMVGRLLDRLGPAVLERTLVVVTADHGESLGDHGETTHGLFAYDATIAVPLILAGAGITPGLVEAPVGHDDILPTVADLLGVAAPDGMDGQSAARPLAADRAVYIEALDAALTRNWAPLTGVATSAWKYIHLPTAELYDRGADAAEARNLATDQPARVSALERTRLRLTAAPADPAPAAARGAADERRLRALGYVAAPAQAGAGAAGAFTEADDPKHLVALNERFNDALTSYTEGHAADALAAFLGVLAERPDFTTARTSAATVLVATGRAAEAARLLRAAPPPLDAAPGIQAKLGEALRAAGDLQGAAAALERARAGGDADPDLLNDLGGVYAGLGRLAEARAAFTALLALDADAAEVWHNLGVLELSARRPDAAAAAFRHAVDVEPSRADAWEGLGAALVERDRAGAVEAWRRAERLAPGNFDLLFNLGMVLADGPTPAEARPYLTRFLREAPRAQYARDLPVVEARLRALGRR